A single window of Anderseniella sp. Alg231-50 DNA harbors:
- a CDS encoding DUF6522 family protein produces MDKSGSRKINHHLVEFDDDGPVVNAVLVGDLLNIPADQVPHHIRQGSITTLCEAGIDEHDGEFRLSFFHGNRRAQIEVNSKGLLSNRTVIDFGDKPLPASLRGVQVTQAPKKES; encoded by the coding sequence ATGGACAAATCCGGCAGTCGCAAAATCAACCATCACCTTGTCGAGTTTGACGACGACGGTCCCGTCGTCAATGCCGTTCTGGTCGGGGACTTGCTCAACATTCCCGCAGATCAGGTTCCACACCACATCAGGCAAGGCTCCATCACCACGTTATGCGAAGCAGGTATAGATGAACACGATGGGGAATTTCGATTGAGCTTTTTCCACGGCAATCGCCGTGCACAAATTGAAGTCAACAGCAAGGGTCTGCTCTCCAACCGCACGGTGATAGATTTTGGAGACAAGCCCCTGCCCGCCTCCCTACGCGGCGTTCAGGTAACGCAGGCACCCAAAAAAGAAAGCTAA
- a CDS encoding tetratricopeptide repeat protein, translating into MHLNKVPGALQWPKQRNLISPDVSRSQCTLVLAANGLAHDSCSNINPGDIITRRSGTDWLWSGYTMRIHNFRCLFVFISLLAMSGIAQAQDYDAGIAALQAGEFSKARKELRPLAETGHGEAQYQMGTMFEYARGYAQNDAMAASWYLKAAAKNVAAAQYRLGVLHENGWGVAQNHTRAAYWYKKAAMQEHGFAQHDLAFLYYQGKGLPRDHVQAYMWLKIADLQGNRLMTKHLSLVARGMTTAQINKAQRLAYQWLRGRRL; encoded by the coding sequence ATGCATCTTAATAAGGTGCCAGGGGCTCTTCAATGGCCAAAACAACGCAACCTGATTTCCCCAGATGTGTCGAGGTCTCAATGCACGCTCGTCCTCGCTGCAAATGGTTTGGCACACGACAGCTGTTCAAACATCAATCCCGGCGATATCATCACCAGACGATCCGGAACAGACTGGCTATGGAGCGGCTATACTATGCGGATACATAACTTTCGATGCCTCTTCGTCTTTATCTCGCTACTGGCAATGTCAGGCATCGCGCAGGCGCAAGACTACGACGCGGGTATTGCCGCTCTGCAGGCGGGTGAATTTTCCAAGGCTCGCAAGGAGTTGCGCCCACTGGCTGAGACCGGACACGGCGAGGCTCAGTATCAAATGGGTACGATGTTTGAATATGCCCGCGGTTATGCACAAAACGATGCAATGGCAGCGAGCTGGTATCTCAAGGCGGCGGCGAAAAATGTTGCCGCCGCGCAATACCGGCTGGGCGTCCTGCACGAAAACGGTTGGGGTGTTGCGCAAAACCACACCCGGGCGGCGTATTGGTATAAAAAGGCAGCCATGCAGGAACACGGATTTGCTCAGCATGATCTGGCGTTCTTGTACTATCAAGGCAAAGGGCTGCCGCGCGATCATGTACAGGCCTATATGTGGCTGAAAATTGCAGACCTGCAGGGCAACAGGTTGATGACGAAGCATTTGAGCCTGGTGGCACGCGGCATGACCACCGCCCAGATCAACAAGGCGCAGCGTCTTGCCTATCAATGGCTCAGGGGCCGCCGTTTGTAG
- a CDS encoding beta strand repeat-containing protein, translating into TVXXTVTGSKDGPVITSAAQAGTVTETADVPSGTDADPDDATGTISFTDVDLSDNPSAGHDGGTVSASTLANGYTLTGPQEAALKAAFSLDDPALGNFSQTDGTGSTGWTYDVANADIDFLGEGDSVELTYVVTISDGNGGSTTQNVVVTVNGTNDEPVITSAAQAGTVTETADVPSGTDADPDDATGTISFTDVDLSDNPSAGHDGGTVSASTLANGYTLTGPQEAALKAAFSLDDPALGNFSQTDGTGSTGWTYDVANADIDFLGEGDSVELTYVVTISDGNGGSTTQNVVVTINGTNDQPVISAAEVNATGLIEAGFGVAGVDEVSGDVSGTWSDVDQVEAGLLAVTQGSAAADVQSDLTFDGVTGEAEVTGTYGSLFIKADGTYRYVLDNADADTQALTDGQSVTDSFNYTIANGPDAGDAAISTITVDITGTNDAPVISAAEVNGTGLIEAGFGVAGVDEVAGDVSGTWSDIDQDETALLAVTEGSAGGDAQTALTFDGVTGEAEVTGTYGSLFIKADGTYRYVLDNADADTQALTDGQSVTDSFNYTIANGPDAGDAAISTITVDITGTNDQPIISAAEVNGTGLIEAGFGVAGVDEVAGDVSGTWSDIDQDETALLAVTEGSAGVDAQTALTFDGVTGEAEVTGTYGSLFIKADGTYRYVLDNADADTQALTDGQSVTDSFNYTIANGTDAGDAAISTITVDITGTNDAPVISAAENASGIVEAGTGVAGVAEVSGDVSGTWNDADQGEAALLAVTQGSAGADAQSGLTFDGVTGEAEVTGTYGSLFIKADGTYRYVLDDADADTEALTDGQTVTDSFNYTIANGPDAGDSVVSTINIGITGSDDTTGPVASVVTYDDIDFLDNGILDTSYLLLEIDGVFEPGTSGASDVFELPFFALDDVSPPGEAYTIESFTPTEDALDLSILLANAGYVSGSSSIEDYVQFVDDGTNTTVQFDADGAGTDDGYVDLAVLDGVTGAADIKIIDTSMVS; encoded by the coding sequence GACGGTCAKCAKCACTGTCACCGGCAGCAAGGATGGGCCTGTCATCACTTCGGCCGCGCAAGCCGGTACGGTGACTGAGACAGCGGATGTGCCCAGCGGCACCGACGCCGATCCTGACGATGCGACCGGCACCATCAGCTTTACCGATGTGGATTTGAGCGACAATCCGTCCGCCGGCCATGACGGCGGTACGGTGAGCGCCAGCACGCTGGCCAACGGTTACACGCTGACCGGCCCGCAGGAAGCAGCCCTCAAGGCAGCGTTCAGCCTCGATGATCCGGCATTGGGCAATTTCTCGCAGACCGACGGCACCGGTTCCACCGGCTGGACCTATGACGTGGCCAATGCCGATATCGACTTCCTCGGTGAAGGCGACAGTGTCGAGCTGACCTACGTCGTCACCATCAGTGACGGCAATGGCGGCAGCACCACGCAGAACGTGGTGGTCACCGTAAACGGCACCAATGATGAGCCTGTCATCACCTCGGCCGCGCAAGCCGGTACGGTGACTGAGACAGCGGATGTGCCCAGCGGCACCGACGCCGATCCTGACGATGCGACCGGCACCATCAGCTTTACCGATGTGGATTTGAGCGACAATCCGTCCGCCGGCCATGACGGCGGTACGGTGAGCGCCAGCACGCTGGCCAACGGTTACACGCTGACCGGCCCGCAGGAAGCAGCCCTCAAGGCAGCGTTCAGCCTCGATGATCCGGCATTGGGCAATTTCTCGCAGACCGACGGCACCGGCTCCACCGGCTGGACCTATGACGTGGCCAATGCCGATATCGACTTCCTCGGTGAAGGCGACAGTGTCGAGCTGACCTATGTCGTCACCATCAGTGACGGCAATGGCGGCAGCACCACGCAGAACGTGGTGGTGACGATCAATGGCACCAACGACCAACCGGTCATCTCTGCTGCCGAGGTAAATGCTACAGGATTGATCGAGGCGGGCTTCGGTGTGGCCGGTGTTGATGAAGTCTCCGGTGACGTGTCCGGCACCTGGAGTGATGTTGACCAGGTCGAAGCAGGGCTTCTGGCCGTCACACAAGGCTCGGCGGCCGCAGATGTACAATCGGACCTCACCTTCGACGGGGTTACCGGCGAGGCCGAAGTGACAGGCACTTACGGGTCGTTGTTCATCAAGGCAGACGGCACCTATCGCTATGTGCTCGACAATGCTGATGCAGATACACAGGCCCTGACGGATGGCCAGTCCGTCACCGACAGTTTCAACTACACCATCGCCAACGGACCCGATGCAGGAGATGCCGCGATATCCACCATCACCGTGGATATCACCGGCACCAATGACGCACCGGTCATCTCCGCTGCCGAGGTCAATGGAACAGGTCTGATTGAAGCAGGCTTCGGCGTGGCCGGAGTTGACGAGGTTGCCGGTGACGTGTCCGGCACCTGGAGCGATATTGACCAGGACGAAACGGCACTGCTTGCGGTGACTGAAGGATCTGCAGGCGGGGATGCGCAAACTGCCCTCACGTTCGACGGAGTGACCGGCGAGGCCGAAGTGACAGGTACTTACGGGTCATTGTTCATCAAGGCAGACGGCACCTATCGCTATGTGCTCGACAATGCTGACGCAGATACACAGGCCCTGACGGATGGCCAGTCCGTCACCGACAGTTTCAACTACACCATCGCCAACGGACCCGATGCAGGAGATGCCGCGATATCCACCATCACCGTGGATATCACCGGCACCAACGACCAACCGATCATCTCCGCTGCCGAGGTCAATGGAACAGGTCTGATTGAAGCAGGCTTCGGCGTGGCCGGAGTTGACGAGGTTGCCGGTGACGTGTCCGGCACCTGGAGCGATATTGATCAGGACGAAACGGCACTGCTTGCGGTGACTGAAGGATCTGCAGGCGTGGATGCACAAACTGCCCTCACGTTCGACGGAGTGACCGGCGAGGCCGAAGTGACAGGTACTTACGGGTCATTGTTCATCAAGGCAGACGGCACCTATCGCTATGTGCTCGACAATGCTGACGCAGACACACAGGCCCTGACCGACGGTCAGTCGGTTACAGACAGTTTCAACTACACCATCGCCAACGGAACCGATGCAGGAGATGCAGCGATATCCACCATCACCGTGGATATCACCGGCACCAATGACGCACCGGTCATCTCCGCTGCCGAAAATGCCTCCGGTATAGTCGAGGCAGGAACGGGTGTCGCGGGTGTCGCCGAAGTCTCCGGCGATGTATCAGGTACATGGAATGATGCAGATCAGGGTGAAGCGGCGTTGCTTGCCGTCACACAAGGCTCAGCGGGTGCAGACGCACAGTCTGGCCTCACATTCGACGGTGTGACCGGCGAGGCCGAAGTCACCGGCACCTACGGGTCCTTGTTCATCAAGGCAGACGGCACGTATCGCTATGTGCTGGATGACGCAGATGCCGATACCGAGGCACTGACTGACGGTCAGACTGTCACAGACAGCTTCAACTATACTATTGCAAACGGACCGGATGCGGGTGATTCGGTGGTATCCACCATTAACATCGGGATCACCGGATCCGATGACACAACGGGTCCTGTCGCCAGTGTTGTCACATACGATGACATCGACTTTCTGGACAACGGCATACTGGATACGTCCTATCTGCTGCTCGAAATTGATGGGGTATTTGAACCCGGCACGTCGGGAGCAAGTGATGTGTTTGAGCTTCCGTTCTTTGCCCTGGATGATGTCTCACCACCTGGAGAAGCCTACACCATTGAGAGTTTCACGCCGACTGAAGATGCGCTGGACCTGTCTATTCTTCTGGCGAACGCCGGCTATGTTTCCGGCAGCAGTTCAATCGAGGACTACGTCCAGTTTGTCGATGATGGAACCAATACGACGGTTCAGTTTGATGCGGACGGTGCCGGAACAGATGACGGTTATGTTGATCTGGCCGTGCTTGACGGTGTTACCGGTGCTGCCGACATCAAGATTATCGACACTTCCATGGTTTCCTAG